A genomic region of Papaver somniferum cultivar HN1 chromosome 7, ASM357369v1, whole genome shotgun sequence contains the following coding sequences:
- the LOC113294153 gene encoding uncharacterized protein LOC113294153, whose amino-acid sequence MMSLIPFRRRTNIRSTAKALGMSKTTVWRRIKDGSIKAHSNAIKPGFSLKTRIARLKHCLEMLDESVSPAVFSGMYDRIHIDEKWFYMSKTTQKYYLHPMEAPPVRRCTSKNFIPKVMFLSALARPRYDEYVNTPFDGKIGMWAFIFMEAAKRKRKNRVAGTLEMKPIKSITQKVTREFLINKLLPAIIQKWPHDGRTIFIQQDNARPHIAIGDEQFCETVREFGLDARICFQPPNSPDLNVNELGYFRSIDEHQHSEAPNTVPELVAGVEKSFREYPSYLINKVFLTLQTCMNEILKKKGDNDYYIPHMKKDHLIRIGELPTCIQCDSEVITAAKEALEALQHQLYQQENETPHE is encoded by the coding sequence ATGATGAGCTTGATTCCTTTCCGTCGGAGAACAAATATAAGATCAACAGCAAAGGCTTTGGGGATGTCAAAGACCACTGTTTGGAGAAGAATCAAAGATGGAAGTATTAAAGCACACTCAAATGCTATTAAACCAGGCTTCTCACTCAAAACAAGAATAGCAAGACTTAAGCATTGTCTCGAGATGCTAGATGAGAGTGTATCCCCAGCAGTATTTTCTGGTATGTACGACCGTATTCACATTGATGAAAAGTGGTTCTATATGTCTAAGACGACTCAAAAGTATTATCTTCATCCAATGGAAGCGCCGCCGGTACGTAGATGTACCAGTAAGAATTTTATTCCAAAAGTTATGTTTTTGTCGGCATTAGCTCGTCCCCGATATGATGAATACGTAAATACTCCATTCGACGGGAAAATTGGAATGTGGGCGTTCATTTTTATGGAGGCCGcaaagaggaaaagaaaaaatcgagttgcaggtACTCTTGAGATGAAACCGATTAAGTCAATCACACAAAAGGTTACTCGCGAGTTTTTGATCAACAAACTACTCCCTGCTATCATACAAAAATGGCCACATGACGGTCGTACAATCTTCATTCAACAAGATAATGCAAGGCCACACATTGCTATTGGTGATGAACAATTTTGTGAAACTGTTCGAGAATTTGGATTGGATGCGCGCATATGTTTTCAACCTCCAAATAGTCCAGATTTAAATGTCAATGAGCTTGGATATTTTAGATCTATAGATGAACATCAACACTCCGAGGCTCCAAATACCGTGCCTGAATTGGTTGCGGGCGTGGAAAAGTCTTTTCGAGAGTATCCAAGTTACCTGATAAACAAAGTATTTCTAACGTTACAAACGTGCATGAAtgaaatattaaagaagaaaggaGATAATGATTATTATATCCCACATATGAAGAAAGATCATTTGATTAGAATTGGTGAATTACCAACTTGCATTCAGTGTGACAGTGAAGTCATAACCGCAGCAAAAGAAGCGCTTGAGGCTCTACAACATCAACTATATCAACAAGAAAATGAAACACCACATGAATGA
- the LOC113294154 gene encoding zinc finger BED domain-containing protein RICESLEEPER 1-like — MAEIMFRKYNAYWGDYEDMNSVMYFAKLLDPREKESGLKFDLECLYEQDDFRVTTVVKAVKQDMGRLYDEYTSMYSNANAEEGTGSTAAAGVDDMVVSVQEENIEDMLESRKKRRRMNVHSTHPKSELERYLLDDCEASTREFDILAWWQANSTKYKYRKAHSYPMEKLAICQDS; from the exons ATGGCAGAAATAATGTTTCGTAAGTATAACGCATATTGGGGGGATTATGAAGATATGAACTCTGTTATGTATTTTGCTAAGTTGCTTGATCCTCGGGAGAAAGAATCTGGTTTGAAATTTGATCTGGAATGTTTGTATGAGCAAGATGATTTCAGGGTTACAACTGTTGTGAAGGCTGTGAAACAAGATATGGGAAGACTTTATGATGAGTACACCAGCATGTATTCAAATGCCAATGCAGAGGAAG GTACTGGGTCAACAGCTGCTGCTGGTGTTGATGACATGGTTGTTTCTGTGCAAGAAGAGAACATTGaggatatgcttgaatcaaggaagaAAAGGCGAAGAATGAATGTTCATAGTACTCATCCAAAGTCAGAACTTGAAAGGTATTTGCTTGATGACTGTGAAGCGTCTACCAGGGAGTTTGATATTCTGGCAtggtggcaggctaatagtaCCAAGTACAAG TACCGGAAAGCGCATTCTTACCCCATGGAGAAGCTCGCTATCTGCCAGGACAGTTGA
- the LOC113295810 gene encoding uncharacterized protein LOC113295810 translates to MGLEEGKDSSIKLTQSRVLPLRLLQFFVVFMILGVGFSILSMNMSGQFGIQNVVYNSRFQCEEESPNLGRWIKPPSKLMHRMSDEQLFWRASFVPRVKEFPFKRVPKIAFMFLTRGPLPLSPLWEKFLKGHEGLYSIFVHSLPSYRDDFRLDSPFYGRQIPSKLTEWGTISLCDAERRLLANALLDMYNERFVLVSESCIPIHNFTVVYQYLMESKYSFIQIVDDPGQYGRGRYNASMAPDITLDQWRKGSQWFEVNRQLAINIVEDVTFYPLFNEFCKPDCYVDEHYFPTMLQVQVPHLLANRSVTWVDWSRGGAHPARFGQSDITEDFLKRMLDSSCFYNDQPSNVCQLFARKFAPNALEPLLKLAPKILGF, encoded by the exons ATGGGGTTAGAAGAAGGTAAAGATTCATCTATTAAACTGACACAATCTAGGGTTTTGCCATTAAGATTACTGCAATTCTTTGTAGTTTTTATGATTTTAGGTGTTGGGTTTTCGATTTTAAGTATGAATATGTCAGGACAATTTGGAATTCAGAATGTAGTTTACAACAGTAGATTTCAGTGTGAGGAAGAATCACCGAATCTTGGCCGGTGGATTAAACCTCCGTCGAAGCTGATGCATAGAATGAGTGATGAACAGTTGTTCTGGAGGGCTTCATTTGTTCCTAGAGTGAAGGAATTTCCATTTAAGAGAGTTCCTAAGATTGCTTTTATGTTCTTGACAAGAGGtcctttgccattatcacctCTGTGGGAGAAGTTTTTGAAAGGTCATGAAGGGCTTTATTCGATTTTCGTTCATTCGTTGCCGTCTTATCGGGATGATTTCAGGCTTGATTCACCATTTTATGGAAGGCAGATACCTAGCAAG CTTACAGAATGGGGTACGATAAGCTTATGTGATGCTGAAAGACGTCTTCTCGCAAATGCATTACTTGACATGTACAACGAAAGATTTGTCCTTGTATCTGAATCGTGCATTCCTATCCACAACTTCACCGTTGTATACCAGTACTTGATGGAATCGAAATACAGCTTTATACAAATAGTTGACGATCCAGGTCAATACGGAAGAGGACGTTACAATGCGAGTATGGCACCTGATATTACTCTAGACCAGTGGCGTAAAGGATCTCAGTGGTTTGAAGTTAACCGTCAACTTGCAATCAACATAGTTGAAGACGTTACATTCTACCCTTTGTTCAATGAGTTCTGTAAACCAGACTGTTACGTGGATGAACACTATTTCCCAACTATGCTGCAAGTTCAAGTACCACATCTCCTGGCAAATAGGTCAGTTACTTGGGTTGACTGGTCTAGGGGCGGGGCTCATCCAGCTCGATTTGGACAATCTGACATTACAGAAGACTTCTTGAAGAGAATGCTAGACAGTAGCTGCTTTTACAATGACCAGCCATCAAATGTCTGTCAACTTTTTGCGAGGAAATTTGCGCCCAATGCTTTGGAACCTTTGTTAAAGCTAGCGCCGAAGATTCTTGGGTTTTGA